One Acidobacteriota bacterium genomic region harbors:
- a CDS encoding DUF393 domain-containing protein, which translates to MEPVHVYYDGGCGLCNRSVNWLKRKEDRGLFDLATLESEKFEELAGRTNRTFPDSIVVETGDGTILTRSAAVIHLLKRLGGVWKMVGWLMWIVPRPLRDAVYDLIARFRHRLFPGPDSCPIGAPRG; encoded by the coding sequence ATGGAACCAGTGCACGTCTACTACGACGGAGGATGCGGGTTGTGCAACCGCTCGGTGAATTGGCTGAAGCGGAAGGAGGATCGCGGACTGTTCGATCTTGCCACTCTCGAGAGTGAGAAGTTCGAAGAGCTCGCCGGCCGGACGAACCGGACGTTTCCCGACAGCATCGTCGTCGAGACGGGCGACGGGACGATTCTGACCCGGTCGGCTGCCGTGATTCATCTGCTGAAACGTCTGGGAGGCGTCTGGAAGATGGTCGGATGGCTGATGTGGATCGTTCCGCGGCCGTTGCGGGATGCGGTCTACGATCTGATCGCGCGGTTCCGCCATCGCCTTTTCCCTGGTCCCGACTCCTGCCCGATCGGTGCTCCTCGAGGCTGA
- the hemH gene encoding ferrochelatase codes for MPERIGILVAQLGTPDAPTASAVRRYLRQFLSDRRVVDTNPVLWWPILNGVVLMTRPRQSAALYRNVWTEKGSPLLLITEAQSKGLEETLRSSVGGVEIRTEVAMRYGNPSTGSAIDRLIEWGAQKILLFPMYPQYSAASTGSAYDEVFAELGKKRFVPTLRVVPPYYVDPLYIGALAESLREKLDAMATPPEKIMVSFHSIPQRYADLGDPYAEHCRATAEALAREMGWGSGDYLLTFQSRFGREPWLQPYTDQMLMKLGGDGVESVLVICPGFTADCLETIDEIGNLGREQFEGSGGGELHLVACLNDRPRWIDAMAAIARRELAGWLQH; via the coding sequence ATGCCGGAACGGATCGGTATTCTCGTCGCGCAGCTCGGTACTCCCGACGCCCCGACCGCATCCGCGGTTCGCCGCTACCTCCGCCAGTTTCTCAGCGACCGGCGCGTCGTCGACACCAATCCGGTCCTGTGGTGGCCGATCCTGAACGGCGTCGTCCTGATGACGCGACCGAGACAGTCGGCGGCGCTCTACCGGAACGTTTGGACCGAGAAGGGGTCTCCGCTGCTGCTGATCACCGAAGCTCAGTCGAAGGGGCTCGAGGAGACGCTTCGATCGTCGGTCGGCGGAGTCGAGATCCGTACGGAGGTGGCGATGCGCTATGGAAACCCGTCGACGGGTTCCGCGATTGACCGGCTGATCGAGTGGGGCGCTCAAAAGATTCTCCTCTTTCCGATGTACCCGCAGTATTCGGCTGCCTCGACCGGGTCGGCCTACGACGAGGTCTTTGCCGAGCTTGGCAAGAAGCGATTCGTTCCGACGCTGCGAGTCGTCCCTCCGTATTACGTCGATCCTCTTTACATCGGAGCGCTGGCGGAATCGCTGAGGGAGAAGCTCGACGCGATGGCCACGCCGCCGGAGAAGATCATGGTCTCGTTTCACAGCATTCCGCAGCGTTACGCGGATCTGGGAGATCCATACGCGGAGCATTGTCGCGCGACGGCTGAGGCTCTTGCGCGGGAAATGGGGTGGGGAAGCGGCGACTATCTGCTGACCTTCCAGTCGCGCTTTGGCCGCGAGCCGTGGCTGCAGCCCTACACGGACCAGATGCTGATGAAGCTCGGAGGGGACGGCGTCGAAAGCGTCCTGGTGATCTGCCCCGGATTCACCGCCGACTGTCTCGAGACGATCGACGAGATCGGAAACCTTGGTCGCGAGCAGTTCGAAGGGTCCGGTGGAGGAGAGCTTCACCTCGTGGCCTGCCTCAACGATCGACCGCGCTGGATCGACGCCATGGCCGCAATCGCAAGGCGCGAGCTCGCCGGCTGGCTGCAGCACTGA